A part of Neovison vison isolate M4711 chromosome 6, ASM_NN_V1, whole genome shotgun sequence genomic DNA contains:
- the ADIPOQ gene encoding adiponectin — protein MLLPRAVLLLLVLPAHGQNSVTEGPGVLLPPPKGACTGWMAGIPGHPGHNGTPGRDGRDGTPGEKGEKGDPGLIGPKGDTGETGVTGVEGPRGFPGTPGRKGEPGESAYVHRSAFSVGLESRVTVPNVPIRFTKIFYNLQNHYDGTTGKFHCNIPGLYYFSYHITVYLKDVKVSLYKKDKAMLFTYDQYQENNVDQASGSVLLHLEVGDQVWLQVYGDGNSYGVYADNVHDSTFTGFLLYHDTN, from the exons ATGCTGTTGCCACGAGCTGTTCTACTGCTACTGGTCCTGCCTGCACATGGCCAGAACTCCGTGACAGAAGGGCCTGGagtcctgcttcccccacccaagGGGGCCTGCACAGGCTGGATGGCAGGTATCCCAGGGCATCCTGGCCACAATGGGACCCCAGGCCGTGATGGCAGAGATGGCACTCCTGGTGAAAAGGGTGAGAAAGGAGATCCAG GTCTCATTGGTCCTAAGGGTGACACTGGTGAAACCGGAGTAACCGGGGTTGAAGGTCCCCGAGGCTTTCCAGGAACCCCAGGCAGGAAAGGAGAACCTGGAGAAAGTGCCTATGTACACCGGTCAGCATTCAGTGTGGGACTGGAGAGCCGGGTCACTGTCCCCAATGTTCCCATTCGCTTTACCAAAATCTTCTACAATCTGCAAAACCACTATGATGGCACCACTGGCAAATTCCACTGCAACATTCCTGGGCTCTACTACTTCTCCTACCACATCACAGTCTACTTGAAGGATGTCAAAGTCAGCCTCTACAAGAAGGACAAGGCGATGCTCTTCACCTATGACCAGTACCAGGAGAATAATGTGGACCAGgcctctggctctgtgctccTCCATCTGGAAGTGGGAGACCAAGTCTGGCTCCAGGTGTATGGGGATGGGAACTCGTATGGGGTCTATGCAGATAATGTCCATGACTCTACCTTtacaggcttccttctctaccaTGACACCAACTGA